The following are from one region of the Streptomyces fradiae genome:
- a CDS encoding PLP-dependent aminotransferase family protein → MDPMTPTLQELVAWLGRWSAGRGPLYLLLAARIRQLVDEGLLPPGAPLPPDRRLATALSVGRTTVVAAYETLRQEGRLVRRQGSGTRVAPAALAPPPPGQRVTETSNPMFLHLLEPSDDVLLLSCAAPPAPPPALAEAYARLELPAHDLGYHPAGLPALRSAIARRYGRRGVPTDPAQVLVTTGAQQAIGLLTRLLVAPGDGVLVEAPSYPGALDLFREAAAVPHPVPVGPDGLDVAEAVRVMARHRPALAYVIPRFHNPTGTVLPPLLGRRLVAAAEEHGVPLIDDEVLAELDFGADPGSGDGGPPLSSYGTEVIGVGSLSKAVWGGLRVGWVRGPAPLIARLARLKALHDLGSDVPSQLVATRLLDGFAPVLRSRVAELRAGHDHLRAELARRLPDWHCPPAAGGQTLWVRLPYGDGVSFAQIALRHGVAVLPGSTMDALGGSTRRLRLHFLLPPATLTEAVDRLASAWAEYAPGAAGRAEGRPAALNAITV, encoded by the coding sequence ATGGATCCAATGACACCCACGCTGCAGGAACTGGTCGCCTGGCTCGGCCGCTGGTCGGCCGGCCGAGGCCCGCTCTATCTCCTCCTCGCCGCCCGGATACGGCAGTTGGTCGACGAGGGCCTGCTGCCGCCCGGCGCCCCGCTGCCCCCGGACCGACGGCTGGCGACCGCGCTTTCGGTGGGGCGGACGACGGTGGTCGCCGCGTACGAGACGCTGCGTCAGGAGGGACGCCTTGTACGCCGGCAGGGCAGCGGTACGCGGGTGGCGCCGGCCGCGCTCGCCCCGCCGCCGCCCGGGCAGCGGGTCACGGAGACGTCCAACCCGATGTTCCTGCACCTGCTCGAACCCTCCGACGACGTCCTGCTGCTGAGCTGCGCCGCACCGCCCGCCCCGCCGCCCGCGCTCGCGGAGGCGTACGCCCGCCTCGAACTCCCGGCGCACGACCTCGGCTACCACCCGGCCGGCCTGCCCGCGCTGCGCTCGGCGATCGCCCGCCGTTACGGGCGGCGGGGCGTGCCGACCGACCCGGCGCAGGTCCTGGTCACCACCGGCGCCCAGCAGGCGATCGGGCTGCTCACCCGGCTGCTCGTGGCGCCCGGCGACGGCGTTCTCGTGGAGGCGCCGAGCTATCCGGGGGCGCTCGACCTGTTCCGGGAGGCGGCGGCCGTGCCGCACCCGGTGCCGGTGGGCCCGGATGGCCTCGACGTGGCGGAGGCGGTCCGGGTGATGGCACGTCACCGCCCGGCCCTGGCCTATGTGATCCCCCGCTTCCACAACCCGACCGGCACCGTCCTGCCGCCGCTCCTCGGGCGGCGCCTGGTCGCGGCGGCCGAGGAGCACGGCGTACCGCTGATCGACGACGAGGTGCTCGCCGAGCTGGACTTCGGCGCCGATCCCGGTTCCGGGGACGGGGGGCCGCCGCTTTCCTCGTACGGTACGGAGGTCATCGGCGTCGGCTCGCTCAGCAAGGCGGTCTGGGGCGGGCTGCGGGTCGGCTGGGTGCGCGGCCCGGCGCCGCTGATCGCCCGCCTGGCCCGGCTGAAGGCGCTGCACGACCTTGGCAGTGACGTTCCGTCCCAGCTGGTCGCGACCCGGCTGCTCGACGGCTTCGCGCCCGTCCTGCGCTCGCGGGTGGCCGAACTGCGGGCCGGCCACGACCACCTCCGGGCCGAGCTTGCCCGCCGGCTCCCCGACTGGCACTGCCCGCCCGCGGCCGGCGGCCAGACCCTGTGGGTCCGCCTCCCGTACGGCGACGGCGTGTCCTTCGCCCAGATCGCGCTGCGCCACGGGGTGGCCGTGCTCCCCGGCTCGACCATGGACGCCCTCGGCGGCAGCACCCGCCGGCTGCGGCTGCACTTCCTGCTGCCGCCCGCCACCCTCACGGAGGCGGTGGACCGGCTGGCGTCGGCGTGGGCGGAGTACGCCCCGGGGGCGGCGGGCCGGGCCGAGGGCCGGCCCGCCGCCCTGAACGCCATCACCGTCTGA
- a CDS encoding carbon-nitrogen family hydrolase, whose product MRASLLQIAVDSDESVDNRRERVAALVRAERGVADLVVLPELWPMGAFAYEAFAAEAEPLKGPTYEAMAAAARDAGVWLHAGSIVEAVGTLGTPALYNTSLVFSPDGELVASYRKIHRFGFDKGEAVLMAAGEDLVTVDLPRLTVGVATCYDLRFPELFRGLVDAGAQAFVIPAGWPARRRAHWTLLAQARAVENQAYVLACGTAGTHAGVEQAGHSIVVDPWGEVLAEAGPGEEILRVDLDPAKVATTREQFPALKDRVLGR is encoded by the coding sequence GTGCGCGCCTCGCTCCTCCAGATCGCAGTAGATTCGGACGAATCGGTGGACAACCGCCGCGAGCGGGTGGCCGCCCTCGTGCGCGCCGAACGCGGCGTCGCCGATCTCGTCGTGCTCCCCGAGCTGTGGCCGATGGGGGCCTTCGCCTACGAGGCGTTCGCCGCCGAGGCCGAGCCGCTGAAGGGCCCCACGTACGAGGCGATGGCCGCGGCCGCGCGGGACGCGGGCGTGTGGCTGCACGCCGGCTCGATCGTCGAGGCCGTGGGCACCCTCGGAACCCCCGCTCTCTACAACACCTCGCTCGTCTTCTCCCCCGACGGCGAGCTCGTCGCCAGCTACCGCAAGATCCACCGCTTCGGCTTCGACAAGGGCGAGGCGGTCCTCATGGCGGCCGGCGAGGACCTGGTCACCGTCGACCTGCCGCGCCTCACCGTCGGCGTCGCCACCTGCTACGACCTGCGCTTCCCCGAGCTCTTCCGCGGCCTCGTCGACGCGGGCGCGCAGGCCTTCGTGATCCCGGCCGGCTGGCCGGCCCGGCGCCGCGCGCACTGGACGCTGCTCGCGCAGGCCCGCGCGGTCGAGAACCAGGCGTACGTCCTCGCCTGCGGCACCGCCGGCACCCACGCCGGCGTCGAGCAGGCCGGGCACTCGATCGTCGTCGACCCCTGGGGCGAGGTCCTGGCGGAGGCGGGACCCGGCGAGGAGATCCTGCGCGTCGACCTCGACCCGGCGAAGGTGGCGACCACCCGCGAGCAGTTCCCCGCTCTGAAGGACCGGGTGCTGGGCCGCTGA
- a CDS encoding maleylpyruvate isomerase family mycothiol-dependent enzyme produces MTVHPSLQNYADAWTHSIEAIAELVQPLVEGEWNRATPCPGWSVRDIVSHVIGMETEMLGDPRPIHSLPRDLYHVRSDFARYMEMQVDVRRHHTAPEMTSELEYVLIRRARQLRNETRQPDAMMRAPLGAEQTLELAYRMRAFDCWVHEQDLRTTLDVPGNLDSPGAYVTRDVLLEALPHVVAKEAGAPASSAVVLDVTGPVEFLRTVRVDAEGNGSIDGAPSLGPAVTLATDWETYVRLACGRVRPAEVADRVKTEGDEALAEAILANFAVTPN; encoded by the coding sequence GTGACCGTCCATCCCAGCCTCCAGAACTACGCCGACGCCTGGACCCACTCCATCGAAGCGATAGCCGAGCTGGTGCAGCCGCTCGTCGAGGGCGAGTGGAACCGTGCCACGCCGTGCCCGGGCTGGTCGGTCCGCGACATCGTCTCCCATGTCATCGGCATGGAGACCGAGATGCTCGGCGACCCGCGCCCGATCCACAGCCTGCCCCGCGATCTCTACCACGTACGCAGTGACTTCGCCCGCTACATGGAGATGCAGGTCGATGTGCGGCGGCACCACACCGCGCCGGAGATGACCTCGGAGCTGGAGTACGTGCTGATCCGCCGGGCGCGCCAGCTGCGCAACGAGACCCGGCAGCCGGACGCCATGATGCGGGCCCCGCTCGGCGCCGAGCAGACGCTGGAACTCGCTTACCGGATGCGCGCCTTCGACTGCTGGGTGCACGAACAGGACCTGCGCACCACGCTCGACGTCCCCGGCAACCTGGACTCCCCCGGCGCGTACGTCACCCGGGACGTGCTCCTGGAGGCGCTGCCCCACGTGGTCGCCAAGGAGGCGGGCGCGCCCGCGTCCTCGGCGGTGGTCCTGGACGTGACCGGGCCGGTGGAGTTCCTGCGCACGGTCCGGGTCGACGCCGAGGGCAACGGCTCGATCGACGGCGCGCCCTCCCTCGGCCCGGCGGTGACGCTGGCGACCGACTGGGAGACGTACGTACGCCTGGCGTGCGGCCGGGTGCGTCCGGCGGAGGTCGCCGACCGGGTGAAGACGGAAGGCGACGAGGCGCTGGCGGAGGCGATCCTGGCGAACTTCGCGGTGACGCCGAACTGA
- a CDS encoding nitrate/nitrite transporter — protein MSGRDAHGSAVTLPGDPPGGRRAALVWGVGVAVYFVAVIFRTSLGVAGLDAADRFDVNASALSTFSILQLLVYAGMQIPVGLMVDRLGTKKVLTIGVLLFTLGQLGFALSPSYPMALASRALLGCGDAMTFISVLRLGSRWFPARRGPLVAQVAALFGMAGNLVSTIFLSRALHGLGWTTTFVGSSFAGVVVLVLLLLFLKDHPEGYEPAPATHAGAAFVRRQIAESWREPGTRLGMWVHFTTQFPAMVFLLLWGLPFLVEDQGLGRGTAGELLTLVVLSNMAVGLAYGQIIARHHAARAPLALGTVAATALLWGTTLAYPGDRAPMWLLITLCAVLGACGPASMIGFDFARPANPPERQGTASGIVNMGGFVASMTTLFAVGVLLDATGDNYRIAFSSVFVLEALGVVQILRLKSASARRERERLVASRVEAVHVPV, from the coding sequence ATGAGCGGACGCGACGCACACGGGTCCGCCGTCACCCTGCCCGGCGACCCGCCCGGCGGCCGGCGCGCCGCCCTCGTCTGGGGCGTCGGCGTCGCCGTCTACTTCGTCGCCGTCATCTTCCGGACCTCCCTCGGCGTCGCCGGACTCGACGCCGCCGACCGCTTCGACGTCAACGCCTCCGCGCTGTCGACCTTCTCCATACTCCAGCTGCTCGTCTACGCCGGCATGCAGATACCCGTCGGCCTCATGGTCGACCGGCTCGGCACCAAGAAGGTGCTGACCATCGGCGTCCTGCTGTTCACCCTCGGCCAGCTGGGCTTCGCGCTCTCCCCCTCGTACCCCATGGCGCTCGCCTCCCGCGCCCTGCTCGGCTGCGGCGACGCGATGACCTTCATCAGCGTGCTGCGGCTCGGCAGCCGCTGGTTCCCGGCCCGCCGCGGGCCGCTCGTCGCCCAGGTCGCCGCCCTCTTCGGCATGGCCGGCAACCTCGTCTCGACGATCTTCCTCTCCCGCGCCCTGCACGGCCTGGGCTGGACCACCACCTTCGTCGGCAGCTCCTTCGCCGGCGTCGTCGTCCTCGTCCTGCTCCTGCTGTTCCTCAAGGACCATCCCGAGGGGTACGAGCCCGCGCCCGCCACCCACGCCGGCGCCGCGTTCGTACGCCGCCAGATCGCCGAGTCCTGGCGCGAGCCCGGCACCCGGCTCGGCATGTGGGTGCACTTCACCACCCAGTTCCCCGCGATGGTCTTCTTGCTCCTGTGGGGCCTGCCGTTCCTCGTCGAGGACCAGGGACTCGGCCGGGGGACCGCCGGCGAACTGCTCACCCTCGTCGTGCTCTCCAACATGGCCGTCGGCCTCGCCTACGGGCAGATCATCGCCCGCCACCACGCCGCCCGCGCCCCGCTCGCCCTCGGCACGGTCGCCGCCACCGCCCTGCTGTGGGGCACCACTCTCGCGTACCCCGGCGACCGCGCCCCGATGTGGCTGCTGATCACCCTCTGCGCGGTCCTCGGCGCCTGCGGACCCGCCTCGATGATCGGCTTCGACTTCGCCCGCCCCGCCAACCCGCCCGAGCGTCAGGGCACCGCCTCCGGCATCGTCAACATGGGCGGCTTCGTCGCCTCCATGACCACGCTCTTCGCCGTGGGCGTGCTGCTCGACGCGACCGGCGACAACTACCGGATCGCGTTCTCCTCGGTCTTCGTCCTGGAGGCCCTCGGCGTCGTCCAGATCCTCCGGCTCAAGTCCGCCAGCGCACGCCGGGAGCGCGAACGCCTCGTCGCCAGCCGCGTCGAGGCCGTACACGTACCCGTATAG
- a CDS encoding GntR family transcriptional regulator produces the protein MASAPPAADRVYMHVKQAVLDRRYEGGTLLTEGELAQAVGVSRTPVREALLKLEMEGLLKLYPKKGALVLAVSAQEIADVVETRLLVEEFAVRRAVPAPAGLVARLEELLEEQKRRAEAGDLAEVAVSDRCFHAEIVKHAGNQILARLYDQMRDRQLRMGVAVMQSQPDRIAKNIAEHAEILERIRAGDAEGAAHCVRQHLSWVKILVRGEDR, from the coding sequence ATGGCATCCGCACCCCCGGCAGCAGACCGCGTCTACATGCACGTCAAGCAGGCGGTCCTCGACCGGCGTTACGAGGGTGGGACGCTGCTCACCGAGGGGGAGCTGGCGCAGGCGGTGGGGGTGTCGCGGACGCCGGTGCGGGAGGCGTTGCTGAAGCTGGAGATGGAGGGGCTGCTCAAGCTCTATCCGAAGAAGGGCGCGCTGGTGCTCGCCGTCTCCGCGCAGGAGATCGCGGACGTCGTCGAGACCCGGCTCCTTGTGGAGGAGTTCGCCGTGCGGCGGGCCGTGCCCGCGCCCGCCGGGCTTGTCGCGCGACTCGAAGAGCTCCTGGAGGAGCAGAAGCGGCGGGCCGAGGCCGGGGACCTCGCCGAGGTCGCCGTCAGCGACCGCTGCTTCCACGCCGAGATCGTGAAGCACGCCGGCAACCAGATCCTGGCCCGCCTCTACGACCAGATGCGCGACCGGCAGCTGCGGATGGGCGTCGCCGTGATGCAGTCCCAGCCCGACCGGATCGCCAAGAACATCGCCGAGCACGCGGAGATCCTGGAGCGGATCAGAGCCGGCGACGCCGAGGGCGCAGCGCACTGCGTGCGCCAGCACCTCAGCTGGGTCAAGATCCTGGTCCGGGGTGAGGACCGATGA
- a CDS encoding alpha-ketoglutarate-dependent dioxygenase AlkB translates to MPTEENLFAELSASVHWEELGKGRRGAVLTKVDESGGVPLVRTTTRYGTPAQRFRAVHERLAQRLAHQVQECAALPVGFDNALVERYTNAYRTMGGHSDQALDLADGSFIAVFSCYEDPAAAPSRKLIFESKKSPGEKFEIPLAHHSVVAFSTDSNRRLRHKIVWDAPAGAADAADNPWLGVTFRTSKTLVRYRDGNAYLPEGTRLTPADEEQRQEFYRLRRRENHETDFVWPPLTYTVSESDLLPPA, encoded by the coding sequence GTGCCGACCGAGGAGAATCTCTTCGCGGAGTTGTCGGCGTCGGTTCACTGGGAAGAGCTGGGAAAAGGGCGGCGCGGCGCCGTGCTGACGAAGGTCGACGAGTCGGGCGGCGTGCCTCTCGTACGGACGACCACGCGCTACGGCACCCCGGCGCAGCGTTTCCGCGCGGTGCACGAACGGCTGGCGCAACGGCTGGCGCACCAGGTTCAGGAATGCGCGGCGCTTCCGGTCGGCTTCGACAACGCCCTCGTCGAGCGCTACACGAACGCCTACCGGACGATGGGCGGCCACTCCGACCAGGCCCTCGATCTGGCCGACGGGTCGTTCATCGCCGTCTTCTCCTGCTACGAGGATCCCGCAGCGGCCCCGTCGAGGAAGCTGATCTTCGAATCGAAGAAATCCCCCGGCGAGAAATTCGAGATCCCTCTCGCTCACCACAGCGTCGTCGCGTTCTCCACCGACTCGAACCGGCGCCTCCGGCACAAGATCGTGTGGGACGCGCCCGCCGGAGCGGCGGACGCGGCGGACAACCCGTGGCTGGGCGTCACGTTCCGGACCTCGAAGACCCTCGTCCGATACCGCGACGGGAACGCATACCTCCCCGAGGGCACCCGCCTCACGCCGGCCGACGAAGAGCAGCGGCAGGAGTTCTACCGCCTGCGGCGCCGCGAGAACCACGAGACGGACTTCGTCTGGCCCCCGCTGACCTACACCGTCAGCGAGAGCGATCTGCTGCCGCCCGCCTGA
- a CDS encoding dihydrolipoamide acetyltransferase family protein, which translates to MTIREFKMPDVGEGLTEAEILKWYVQPGDTVTDGQVVIEVETAKAAVELPIPFDGTVHELRFPEGTTVAVGEVIITVNVGGGAAPEAPAAPAAEPVAAPVAAPVAEEPEPEGRQPVLVGYGVAASATKRRARKSAAPAEAAAPEAAAPVVPEQLNGHGPAVAGRPLAKPPVRKLAKDLGVDLASVTPTGPDGIITREDVHRAAAPAEAPAPVAAPAPVAPVAAPAAEAPALAVPSDARETRIPIKGVRKATAAAMVGSAFTAPHVTEFITFDITRTMKLVDELKSDKDMAGLRVNPLLLIAKAVLVAIKRNPDVNAAWDEAAQEIVLKHYVNLGIAAATPRGLIVPNIKDAHAQTLPDLSRSLSELVSTAREGKTTPAAMQGGTFTITNVGVFGVDTGTPIINPGESAILAVGAIRFQPWVHKGKVKPRQVTTLALSFDHRLIDGELGSKFLADIAAILEQPKRLITWA; encoded by the coding sequence ATGACGATCCGCGAATTCAAGATGCCCGACGTGGGCGAGGGCCTCACCGAGGCCGAGATCCTCAAGTGGTACGTCCAGCCCGGTGACACCGTCACCGACGGCCAGGTCGTGATCGAGGTCGAGACCGCGAAGGCCGCCGTCGAACTGCCGATCCCGTTCGACGGCACCGTGCACGAGCTGCGCTTCCCCGAGGGCACCACGGTCGCCGTCGGCGAGGTCATCATCACGGTGAACGTGGGCGGCGGCGCCGCGCCCGAGGCGCCCGCGGCGCCGGCCGCCGAGCCCGTGGCGGCCCCGGTGGCGGCCCCGGTGGCGGAGGAGCCCGAGCCGGAGGGCCGGCAGCCGGTCCTCGTCGGTTACGGCGTGGCCGCGTCGGCCACCAAGCGCCGGGCCCGCAAGTCGGCGGCCCCGGCCGAGGCGGCGGCCCCCGAGGCCGCGGCGCCGGTGGTCCCCGAGCAGCTGAACGGCCACGGCCCCGCCGTCGCCGGCCGCCCGCTGGCCAAGCCGCCGGTGCGCAAGCTCGCCAAGGACCTGGGCGTCGACCTGGCCTCGGTCACCCCGACCGGCCCGGACGGCATCATCACCCGCGAGGACGTGCACCGCGCGGCGGCCCCGGCCGAGGCCCCGGCCCCCGTGGCCGCGCCCGCGCCGGTCGCTCCGGTGGCGGCCCCGGCGGCCGAGGCCCCGGCGCTCGCCGTTCCGTCGGACGCCCGGGAGACCCGTATCCCCATCAAGGGCGTACGGAAGGCCACGGCGGCGGCGATGGTCGGCTCGGCCTTCACCGCGCCGCACGTCACCGAGTTCATCACCTTCGACATCACGCGCACGATGAAGCTGGTCGACGAGCTCAAGTCCGACAAGGACATGGCGGGCCTGCGGGTCAACCCGCTCCTCCTCATCGCCAAGGCGGTCCTGGTCGCGATCAAGCGCAACCCGGACGTCAACGCGGCCTGGGACGAGGCCGCCCAGGAGATCGTGCTCAAGCACTATGTGAACCTGGGCATCGCGGCGGCCACCCCGCGCGGTCTGATCGTGCCGAACATCAAGGACGCGCACGCCCAGACCCTGCCGGACCTGTCGCGCTCGCTCAGCGAGCTGGTCTCCACCGCCCGCGAGGGCAAGACCACGCCGGCGGCGATGCAGGGCGGCACCTTCACCATCACCAACGTCGGCGTCTTCGGCGTCGACACCGGTACCCCGATCATCAACCCGGGCGAGTCCGCGATCCTCGCGGTCGGCGCGATCCGCTTCCAGCCCTGGGTCCACAAGGGCAAGGTGAAGCCCCGCCAGGTCACCACCCTGGCCCTGTCCTTCGACCACCGCCTGATCGACGGCGAGCTGGGGTCGAAGTTCCTGGCCGACATCGCGGCGATCCTGGAGCAGCCGAAGCGACTCATCACCTGGGCGTAG
- a CDS encoding alpha-ketoacid dehydrogenase subunit beta, with product MAVQKLPLAKALNESLRKALETDPKVVVMGLDVGKLGGVFRITDGLQKDFGEDRVVDTPLAESGIVGTAIGLALRGYRPVVEIQFDGFVFPAYDQIVTQLAKMRARSLGTVKMPVVIRIPYGGGIGAVEHHSESPESLFAHVAGLKVVTPANSSDAYWMLQQAIQSDDPVIFFEPKRRYWDKGDVDVDAIPGELHKARVAREGTDLTLVAYGPMVKTCLEAAAAAAEEGKSIEVVDLRSISPLDFDTIQASVEKTRRLVVVHEAPVFFGSGAEIAARITERCFYHLEAPVLRVGGYHAPYPPARLEEEYLPGLDRVLDAVDRSLAF from the coding sequence ATGGCTGTTCAGAAGCTTCCCCTGGCCAAGGCGCTCAACGAGTCGCTGCGCAAGGCCCTGGAGACCGACCCCAAGGTCGTCGTCATGGGTCTGGACGTCGGCAAGCTCGGCGGTGTCTTCCGGATCACCGACGGTCTGCAGAAGGACTTCGGCGAGGACCGGGTCGTCGACACCCCGCTGGCCGAGTCCGGCATCGTCGGCACCGCGATCGGTCTGGCCCTGCGCGGCTACCGCCCGGTCGTGGAGATCCAGTTCGACGGCTTCGTCTTCCCCGCATACGACCAGATCGTCACGCAGCTGGCGAAGATGCGGGCCCGCTCGCTCGGCACCGTGAAGATGCCGGTCGTCATCCGCATCCCGTACGGCGGCGGCATCGGCGCCGTCGAGCACCACTCCGAGTCCCCCGAGTCGCTCTTCGCGCACGTCGCGGGTCTCAAGGTGGTCACCCCGGCGAACTCCTCCGACGCCTACTGGATGCTCCAGCAGGCCATCCAGAGCGACGACCCGGTCATCTTCTTCGAGCCCAAGCGCCGCTACTGGGACAAGGGCGACGTCGACGTCGACGCCATCCCCGGCGAGCTCCACAAGGCCCGGGTGGCCCGCGAGGGCACCGACCTCACGCTCGTCGCGTACGGCCCGATGGTGAAGACCTGCCTGGAGGCGGCCGCGGCCGCCGCCGAGGAGGGCAAGTCGATCGAGGTCGTGGACCTGCGCTCGATCTCCCCGCTCGACTTCGACACCATCCAGGCCTCGGTCGAGAAGACCCGCCGGCTGGTCGTCGTCCACGAGGCCCCGGTCTTCTTCGGCTCCGGCGCGGAGATCGCCGCCCGGATCACCGAACGCTGCTTCTACCACCTGGAGGCCCCCGTCCTGCGGGTCGGCGGCTACCACGCGCCGTACCCGCCGGCGCGCCTGGAGGAGGAGTACCTGCCGGGCCTGGACCGCGTGCTCGACGCCGTCGACCGCTCGCTGGCGTTCTGA
- the pdhA gene encoding pyruvate dehydrogenase (acetyl-transferring) E1 component subunit alpha: MTVESTAARKTTRRSSGTKRTTSATAKKAQAPQQTEPELIQLLTPEGERVHHPEYDIDLSAEELRGLYRDMVLTRRFDAEATALQRQGELGLWASLLGQEAAQIGSGRALRDDDYVFPTYREHGVAWCRGVDPTNLLGMFRGVNNGGWDPNSNNFHLYTIVLGSQTLHATGYAMGVAKDGTDSAVIAYFGDGASSQGDVNEAFVFSSVYNAPVVFFCQNNQWAISEPTEKQTRVPLYQRARGFGFPGVRVDGNDVLACLAVTRSALERARRGEGPTLIEAFTYRMAAHTTSDDPTRYRRDTEREAWEAKDPILRLKAYLEKEGHADAAFFEALETESEELGKHVREVVRAMPVPDHMAMFDNVYADGHALVDEERAQFAAYQASFEGGEAE; this comes from the coding sequence GTGACCGTGGAGAGCACTGCCGCGCGCAAGACGACGCGACGCAGCAGCGGCACCAAGCGCACCACCAGCGCGACCGCGAAGAAGGCGCAGGCCCCGCAGCAGACGGAGCCCGAGCTCATTCAGCTGCTGACGCCCGAGGGTGAGCGCGTCCATCACCCCGAGTACGACATCGACCTGAGCGCCGAGGAACTGCGCGGCCTCTACCGCGACATGGTGCTCACTCGCCGCTTCGACGCCGAGGCCACCGCCCTGCAGCGGCAGGGCGAGCTGGGCCTGTGGGCCTCGCTGCTCGGCCAGGAGGCCGCCCAGATCGGCTCCGGCCGCGCGCTGCGGGACGACGACTACGTCTTCCCGACCTATCGCGAGCACGGCGTCGCCTGGTGCCGCGGGGTCGACCCCACCAACCTCCTCGGCATGTTCCGCGGTGTGAACAACGGCGGCTGGGACCCCAACAGCAACAACTTCCACCTGTACACGATCGTCCTCGGCTCGCAGACCCTGCACGCCACCGGCTACGCCATGGGCGTCGCCAAGGACGGCACGGACTCCGCCGTGATCGCCTACTTCGGCGACGGCGCCTCCAGCCAGGGCGACGTCAACGAGGCGTTCGTCTTCTCCTCGGTCTACAACGCCCCGGTCGTGTTCTTCTGCCAGAACAACCAGTGGGCGATCTCCGAGCCCACCGAGAAGCAGACCCGCGTCCCGCTCTACCAGCGCGCCCGCGGCTTCGGCTTCCCCGGCGTCCGCGTCGACGGCAACGACGTCCTCGCCTGTCTGGCCGTGACCCGGTCGGCGCTCGAGCGCGCCCGCCGCGGCGAGGGCCCGACGCTCATCGAGGCGTTCACCTACCGCATGGCCGCCCACACCACCTCCGACGACCCGACCCGCTACCGCCGGGACACGGAGCGCGAGGCCTGGGAGGCCAAGGACCCGATCCTGCGCCTCAAGGCGTACCTGGAGAAGGAGGGCCACGCCGACGCCGCCTTCTTCGAGGCCCTGGAGACGGAGAGCGAGGAGCTCGGCAAGCACGTCCGCGAGGTCGTCCGCGCCATGCCCGTCCCGGACCACATGGCGATGTTCGACAACGTGTACGCGGACGGGCACGCGCTCGTCGACGAGGAGCGCGCCCAGTTCGCCGCCTACCAGGCGTCCTTCGAGGGCGGAGAGGCCGAGTAA
- a CDS encoding response regulator transcription factor: protein MSEEGKIRVFLLDDHEVVRRGVHELLSVEDDIEVVGEAGTAADALVRIPATRPDVAVLDVRLPDGSGVEVCREVRSQNDAIKCLMLTSYADDEALFDAIMAGASGYVLKAIRGNELLNAVRDVAAGKSLLDPVATARVLERLRDGNSPKGDDRLAHLTEQERKILDLIGEGLTNRAIGERLHLAEKTIKNYVSSLLSKLGMERRSQAAAYVARMQAERR, encoded by the coding sequence GTGAGCGAAGAAGGAAAAATCCGGGTATTTCTGCTGGACGATCACGAAGTCGTGCGGCGCGGCGTCCACGAGCTGCTCTCCGTGGAGGACGACATCGAGGTGGTCGGCGAGGCCGGCACCGCCGCGGACGCCCTGGTCAGGATCCCCGCGACCCGCCCCGACGTGGCCGTGCTCGACGTCCGGCTCCCGGACGGCAGCGGGGTCGAGGTGTGCCGCGAGGTCCGCTCCCAGAACGATGCGATCAAGTGCCTGATGCTCACGTCGTACGCGGACGACGAAGCCCTCTTCGACGCGATCATGGCCGGGGCCTCGGGTTACGTCCTCAAGGCCATCCGCGGCAACGAGCTCCTGAACGCGGTCCGGGACGTCGCCGCGGGCAAGTCGCTGCTCGACCCGGTGGCCACGGCGCGGGTCCTGGAGCGGCTGCGGGACGGCAACAGCCCGAAGGGCGACGACCGGCTCGCGCACCTCACCGAGCAGGAGCGCAAGATCCTCGATCTGATCGGCGAGGGCCTGACCAACCGGGCCATCGGCGAGCGTCTCCACCTCGCCGAGAAGACGATCAAGAACTATGTCTCCAGCCTGCTGTCGAAACTGGGCATGGAGCGGCGTTCGCAGGCCGCGGCGTACGTGGCGCGGATGCAGGCCGAGCGGCGCTGA
- a CDS encoding pyridoxamine 5'-phosphate oxidase family protein has translation MSTEETRQETREQSCEETRAVELLNRVAYGRLATSMRAMPFVAPARHVVADGRVLIRLHRGLGYHRACNGSVVAYGADNLHSGAEQLWSVQFTGTAEIVEPTAEERAAFGAEPTSVDGEPFEPVYMRVEPQFVTVHTLDYPAGQSTPSSGSSSGSSTGSSTGRQLHHVA, from the coding sequence ATGTCCACCGAGGAGACCCGCCAGGAGACCCGCGAGCAGTCCTGCGAGGAGACCCGTGCCGTCGAGCTGCTGAACCGTGTCGCGTACGGGCGGCTGGCCACGAGCATGCGGGCGATGCCCTTCGTCGCCCCGGCCCGCCACGTCGTGGCCGACGGCCGCGTCCTGATCCGGCTGCACCGGGGCCTCGGCTACCACCGGGCCTGCAACGGCAGCGTCGTCGCGTATGGCGCGGACAACCTCCACTCGGGCGCGGAGCAGCTGTGGTCGGTGCAGTTCACCGGCACCGCCGAGATCGTCGAACCGACCGCCGAGGAGCGCGCGGCCTTCGGCGCGGAGCCCACCTCCGTGGACGGCGAGCCCTTCGAGCCGGTCTACATGCGCGTCGAGCCGCAGTTCGTCACGGTGCACACCCTCGACTACCCGGCCGGCCAGAGCACTCCCTCCAGCGGGAGTTCCAGCGGGAGCTCCACCGGGAGCTCCACCGGGCGACAGCTCCACCACGTAGCGTGA